In Oreochromis aureus strain Israel breed Guangdong linkage group 9, ZZ_aureus, whole genome shotgun sequence, the genomic window aactaaggtgtaggtctattaggttatgttgtggtgatcctcgggttgggggatgggtgttcatactggagtgcaacattaaaaccaatggaagatggacaagaaaagtttaaagccatcaggtgctcagtttagaaagaAGAGTAAAGTAGAGGAGgtgaaacaagcaaaagatacaggaTGTGTCACAGTCTGCCGAGGCAAACTGCGTGGAGTGTGAAGAGTGGACCCAGATGCAGCCATTCTAATGCTCAAACCTAACTGATGATGAGCTGTTTACTAAGGCAGAcaaaacagtacaaaataaaagggcaaaaacaatgcaaactaAGCAATAACCTAAAATGGGTTAACTAGAAAGGAAACATGAACCATGAAAAACCCTGGCAACtcgaaaaaacaaacaaactctaaACATGGCAACATGATGAGGCTCTAGGAAAACCTCAATTCAGGACATGGCATGGGAACAATGCTGACGATCCGACCAGGAAAGACTGAAAGCACACAGaccaaatacacacaggaggataACGAGagaagtgggaacacatggggaaagagctgacacacatgaacataacgACGTCACAGAGGaagattaaaactaaacataatgAACATAGGAACACAggacctcttcaaaataaaacaggaaacataatgagaaGCAGACATGACAGCTtgaacttgacaacataagacacacagacatgaaacacacgAGGGGCAAGGGAGACTCAACAGGGGTTGAAAACACAAGGGAAAACTAACTTAAACaaaccataaacatcaaaataaactaaaactcaaaaagctgggtcaaagacccaggatcgtgacaagatgtgtcattggataatggcaggtcatgtatcctgaaacaCTCAGAGTCAGTATCAGAGTACTTTATTAacccctaaggaaattatgtgggttacagttgctccaagaagaaattctaaaaatagtaacagtaacagactaaactccaaacaatacattatgtttacacatttaagaaatagcactaatatatattgATCACTCAATTGtaaatatcaaggattaacagaggtgattataaataaatatcaagaaaattgaCAAGAATATGTCAATATCCACCAGAGGGGGTGTTCacccagggcaccaaacaggctaggaccacCACTGCCTGAGTAAGAGAACCCAGGCCAAGTCCAAGGCTAACATCACATCCACAATTCTACAATATGAATGAAAATGCCAATTGTTtggttcttttttattcttatttactcaaacattttttttatttatttatttattttttttacagcttttctctTTGAACAGTTTCTTACATGAATACTGTGAGTAGTTGTGGACTGGCTCAGTTTGTcacaagaaaaatattttagacATTTATGGTATGAAGGGTGTGAATTTTTTCACAGTGAATGCCGTATGCAACCAAACCAGCTGGGTCAGATTTTACTTTCGCTCTTCACCttttgagcactcaggtattGTAGTATGAAACGGAGCAGGATCATGGCTGGGATCAAAGGTCTTGTGTTTTTGGTGGTCCTGACTTTCCAGTGGACTCATGTAACAGGAGGTGAGTGAGATCTTCTCTACACATATTACGGATTCcagtataaataaaaatcaaggtTATGTGGTTGGGAAAGCCAAATACAGGAGGAATGTAAGTGTGTATGGGTCAGTGTAGGTGCTTAAGGGAAatctctttttgtttctttttaatcatCAGTATTCAGTGAAGCAGGGATATGGTTTACACAATGTTTGACAATAGTGTGTTTGTTCTCACAGTCAGCAGTGAGGATTTAATCAAACATACAcaaagataaaatataaatcgAACAAACCCTCAGTGTACCTGTGTGAAGTTTATAATTAAAGCAAAGCACTGGTATGTGTTGACTGCATGGCTCATGTTCTCACTGGCAGGTCGTCAggtattattttaattaaagaatAATTTAAATACAGACAGCTTTTACTGTAACTCTATCTGCaacatttaattatatttaatttaaaacatctgatatttatatttagttACAAAAAACACAGGAGTTAATGATGTTACGTTTATAAAATAAACCTGTTCTTAGCTCTTAGAATTTTAAAGGACTGTCAGAGAATCTGTGAGTAACCTGTAAGTAATCCAGAGCAGGAAATAGAGCCAGAtatcagtgttgtttttttttcattccacagatttttttttgtattgtgttTCCATAAATGActttatttaaatgattttatttctCATAATGTTATGAGAAATAAAACAATCATATATGACAAATTTATGTTTGAGGTGTAATTTCTCCAGCTTATTGActtgaaaacaacatttttagctTCTCATTTTACCGCTGTATTTTAGTTAAATTGTGctctctttattttctgttccATTAACCTTGTTCTCAAAGTCCTCCTGGAGTGTTTAAGCATGAAGTCTGTTACAGTTCAAAAATCAATGGACCCGCTTTTCTTTGATATTAATGACATATGGACTTTAAAGACAGGCCctatttaaacatatttttttatcaccagcaaaaaaagaatatattaTTTACATACTTTTACAtacttttcttgttttctgcacaacacaaaaaagatgacatttgaaaaaaatgatttaatcaaAGATGGCACACTGGTGCTACGTGATTGGGTTAGAGTTTCCTGGTGCAGAAAAATGTTAAGAGGCTTTAAGGGAGAGAAAAGATTTTAATTCTGCAACATTTAAGTTGGTGGTCGGGCTTCCAAGGTGGAGGAGGGCGCATTTTTTAGTTCTTACCTTCCAGAAGGGTTAAACGTTGATgatgtgtctctgtctgttgtTGCAGATACTGAGGTGTCCTGCATTTTCATGGAAAGCTGCATGTTACCGTGTAGCTATGGTGGCAGAGATGTAGTCATCCACTGGATTCAGGTATCAACAGGAGACATTACTGTCCACTCATTCTACCACAACCAAGATCAGCTGGAACGTCAGAACCAGCACTTCAGAGGCAGGACATCACTGTTCAACGACCAGATCTCCACAGGAAACGCCTCACTGCAGCTGACAAAGGTGGAGGTTCAGGATGAAGGCAAATACAAGTGCTACATCAGCACCATCGATGGAAACAAGGAGTCATTTATCAACCTAAAGATAGATGGTAAGAGACAaattcagtgttgaactgacaGAGGAAACCAACAATCATTTATTAACCTAAAGATACATTGTAAATACATACACAGTGCAATTATTCAAGAAATCTGTGTTCTctgttgtttggttttgttttttggtattTGTTAATTAGAAAATTTCATACTATTGTCTATAGTTTATGTCTATTGCTAATTTGTGCCAGACTATTTACACTTTTATGCAcagaaatttgaatttgaaactATGAATACCATGCTCTATGTACTTATACAGTTGTTAGTTCAGATTGTGATCAGAATATGAGGATGTGATGTTATTTATTCAGGGCTGAGTGGTACTCCATCTGTAGATGATATATATGTATGAAAACTGCAAATCACCAATAACACTAAACAGTGCAATCTTAAACATTCAGACTGAAAAGCtagtaaaatatttatattcatatttacaTTCGAGCATCataaaatttaatatttattagagcttttccttttttaccCTGGTAGCTTCAAACATGTGTGGGAAAAGCAACCATGATAATAAATCTTTCTGTTGTCGAACATGGATCCATATAATGAAAAAAGCTTCCACAGCATGAAAAGATCTGCTGCTCACAAAAAGCTGATTCAAAACACCTCATAGAACTTACACAGATACAAAAAATGAAATCCTTGTTCTTGTTAACATTGATcatattttgatttaaatatcaGTTTCATTCCCCTGCATAAAAAACTTCTAAAGTAAAATATGTgaacataaaacatgtttgttttctgcttttgcaGCTCAGATCCAAAAAGTCAACATTCAGCAGGTAGGAAACATcatcacctgcagctcagagggCATCTACCCTAAACCTGAACTCACCTGGTCCACCAGTCCTCCATCCAACATAACTTCCAAAGACATCACAGTCCAGCCGACTGAACAGCTTCTTTACAACATCAGCAGCTCTTTGATCGTTTCAGACAGTGAGACTGATTTAGACTACAGCTGCACCATCAGCACtcgcagaaacagaaagaaagcaactttatttaaaccagGTAAGGATGCAAAGTTATTAATACTAACAATAAACATTTACAACAGTATTTTATGACAGCTTCAGCTACTATTTTTTTATATCATTTAATAAGTATGATCTAACAAAATATGATGCATGTTGGATTCCActaaaaattatattaaacaatttaataattaatcagttttagttttattagttCCAAAGTCCAATTTTGAGTCATTTTTCAGACAGAGGGGTGAAGCTGCAACAATGTGGTCAAGTAAATGTTATCTATACAGTCCAGGACAGTGGGTTGAGCTCATCTACTCCAGAGGAAGAGAGTTTGGTATTAATGTACACtcattacatatttaaaatatgctTAGTCCATTCATATACatctaaatgtaaatatttgttTGCTGAGGTCTTTTTGTAGGAACTTTAGTCAGTATTTATTGTTCCCACTAAGGCATTATGGTCGTGGGCTGGGTAGTACTTCCACTTTATGCAGGAGGGTTCTGGGTTTGAATCTGAAGGTTGTCTGAGGATTTTGAAGAGGTGTGTGAGGAGGAAGTTTTCTTTCATGTTTGAAGCAAATTAAGATATAAGGGGACATCCTGTCAGTGACCAGAGAAGACAGCTTTTCAGCTTACACATCTGATAAACATACTTCACATACACAGAGTACAGCTGAGGTCCATGGAGACCATAAGAATGTTTTACAGTGAGATGAAaacttaatttttttcaaattattataaGTTGTTAATAATGTTGTCTAAGGAAAAAATGATTAGTATTAATATCTTTACAAAGTGACAGTTAATTTGCATTTAGTGTAAACCCTTTCTTTAACACTGCTTGCAGTTTTTGTCCAACAGGCAGTCCAAGTCTATTCACCATCTTTTGATTCTggtattagttttaattaactCCAAGTAAAATTATTTGTCTCGAATTTATATGATGATACTAGTCTGGGTCATTTCACCCCAATTTATAATAattgaaaaaacacacaataaacagACCACAGATGTGATCTCTCCAGTATGCCCCGGGTCTGCAGCAGGGCCTACATTATTTGCCTGAAACATATTAGCAGGCATTTTTTTAGTAAAGAGGAGTAGTAGTTCTACTGTGAGCCTTCCCAAATGACCAAGTTCTACAACCTGCTTCTAAGCCAGagactggacccacttcagagGAAACTAATTTCCACTGATTTTATTCACAATCATAGACCTTAAGTCTCTACACACAGGTGGTGCCCATAGCTTCAGATAGGAACATATATTGGGCTGTAAACTGACAAAGTTATATGAACAAAACTAGAGTTACTAAAAAGTACTAAAAACAACTAAAGATAAGAACATACTAGAGCCAGTGGTAGCACACACATTTGCCTCCTGTCCTGTGTTGCTCAGGACATGCTGGCATGTGACAGGAAAAGCAAACAGTTGTTACCTTACTGTCTCTGTCTTGAAACTGAAgagggttttctttttcttttttaaagatcCAGCAAATGACAGTCCTCAGAGTCCGAATTCAAACCAGCTGAGAGCCACCAGAGGAGGGATCATTGGAGGACTTTTTGTTATAGCAGCATTAGCAGTATTAGCAGTATCAGCAGCAGTCCTGTGCTGGAgtaaaaaaaagggtaaaactgAGTTCTGCCTTTATTTgtaaattttattttgtgtgtttgtactaatattgttgtttttctaaatacAGATGTTTCCTCAGCTCTCCATACTAACCAAGAGTAAGTACATGCAATGCATCGTAATGAATTACAACACTGTACAAATGacagtatataaaataacatattAAAGGACAGAATTGCCATCATaaaattaaaaccttttttttttttttttttacaaaaagccTTCATCATCTCTTTAATTAACAACAGAAGTTTCACCGTCAGAATAAAGTTGAACAACATTCAGAATATGAAAACATTGAGCTCAATGAAAGCAGAATTAAACAGAATATCAAATTAAGAAAATGTTGATTGATGTGATGACTTATTTTTCTCTGTACGGGTGATGTTTTTTCAATAATGAATATAtgttttcatttccattttattaGGTCAACCAATACATCTGACACCAAACAAGCAGCTTCCTTTGAACAACTGCTTCTGTCAAGTAACAATTACAGTTAAGATAGGTGGAAACAAAAACCTTCCCTATCCTCTGTTCTGGATATAAAGGAATAAATGATGGACAGAAGATTTCAATGAATTccagagcaaacacattttgtCTCCCAGCAACTAAGAACAGAACAGTTACAATTCCTTTGTGATCTCAGGGAAGTAAACACAGACCAGCATTAAGTTGGAAGCTAAAATCATTTTGGCTGTCAGCTCAGCAAAGCAGGAAGTTTAACAGATGAACAACTACAGAAGAAAACCTTCACATCTGTGATTTGGAGCTGTTACTGGGAACACTGTCGCTGAGGAACAAGAACACTGAAAGCATGCTTCACATTTTCTACACTGCAAACAAAGATTTTTTACTAGCAGACTCCGGCTCTTGAAGTACAgcatgtttttctctctcctcctcagaGCAGACTGaatgtttattttataatataacctaaatattttaatatccaTCCCTGCTGTTTCCTGCTTGGAGTCTTTGACAAACTGAATGatgaaaaagaaggaaacatgctgaaaatgtggaaagaaaaacttgagtttagtttagttttaattattatttttttttaactatagtTGCAAGGAAATAAATATAGAGTAAAATGTATTGATGTATTTGTGCGGCTAAATCAGGGGTCAGGGCCGactgtatatattgttgttgttttttttacctttgcactttgtataaacaactatagtgtgttgcttatgaaatccatgaagtgctacagagaaaatgaaattgtatttatttaatgaacacattttgaactcttaaaaaataataacaaaaaagaaatacaaataaaaagctgaacttaaattatccatgtagcaaacaaaaactgtggtgAGCAGTCatccttatatcgcctttgggctttcgGAGCCTGTAGCAGAGCCTTGacctgaatttaaaaaatacattggaaaaaaagcactatgtcactaaacaatgaaaaataaatatttccaaAATAGTGGCatgaatatgtattttacctggttaatgggacttctgctcctgaacctctgtgcacagcgtctgcaaatcgggactgtacgaagtcactttcatctgcGCTGGATTGCatgctgtcatctgtgaggtgtGAGCggtgtttatttttaacatagttcatggtggagaatagcTGCTGCATATGACTCCAAATGCATATTTCTTCATGTTTATGTGTTGAGGATGGCGTTCCATGTTTCAAACACAAGTTTGTCTGGTCTTGGAAGGATCACAGTATTACTCCATTTGTCATTCTGACACAATGTTCTGACACAAAACTAtaacacaaataagaaaaactgcaattaaatacttataatttattttccctAGCCACGtggcattttaaaatttgaatcaGATTTATGTCACCTTTTCTATAGCtctatagattaaaaaaaatctagttcTGTTCATTAAATTTTCTGAACTTTTCACTGTGACCTGCGCTTGACTCCTCAGTCGTATCATAATCAgattactttattaatccctgaggaaatgacatgggttacagttgctccgagacagtaacagtaacagactaactGTCATGCTTCTGGGTTGTGTGAtccagtgtttttgtgtttcattgtattttgatattcattgtttatgttttggTTCATTTAGTCTTTGTTAGCTCCTAGGTTGCCTAGTAACAGTTCTTTTTTCCCTATGACTCCTTTGTGCCATCCCCCCCGTGTTAAGTTTCCTGATCGCCATGTTAAGTCTTCGTCTGTTAATCTGTCATGTTTTATGTCCACGTTTTCTATGTTATAAAGCTCGAgtcatgtctgtgtctctgtgcctgccctggtcccacgggtggcctgtgcttgtgtgtgtctgtcataCTTCCTGTGTTACGTTGAAGGTACGCCTTGTGTCAGTATATTCACTTTCATGTCCTCCCTGTCTTGTCATCTTgtcctcagctgtgttccccttgTGCTCCCATGTCTCTCATTaccttctgtgtatttgtgtcagtctcCATCTGTTCCGTGTCGCATCATCTCaaagtgttgtgtgtgtttccttgtgGTTTCCCTGTGTCTCCTTGTGCCCTAGCTTTAGTTCATCCCTTTTGGCTTTGTTTTGTATCACCCTTTGCCTTTAATAACATTTTGAAGTGGGGAAACCAAGAGGTAGAAGCAGCATTGTAAAACATGCTGGAATTTAGTCTGTGGAAGACGGACTGAGTTACCCCAAGGAGAGATtcaggttgtttgtttttgttgggtGTTTTTTAGCATGGTTTTAGGATTGTCTaacaaaagtataaaaaaagacaaaagtagCCTGATAtcagacaaaactgaagtaaacATGAAAGAACAGTAACTCTTGCCTGTATATGAGTTGAGTTGCTATTTTATCACACGATGAAGCATAGAGCCTCATTCCTATTTGTTCCAATTTATTTTCAGTACGTGGTTCttgattttttgtcttttcctttgcataaataaatacatcttgCCAGGGTTTAGGGTTCAATTATGGCTAAAACAGTGCAATTTGGTTCATAAAATACACTACTAGGCATGAAAGTAGCTTTGTGCtcgaaaatgaaaatgaaaagaaagggGTTGACAGAGTTTAGAGGCAGGGTCTGTGACCTGCCATGTCTGTCCAGCAGTATTCTGCTAATGCATGCTGAAATTATCTAAAATCTCCTGTTTGACAATAACTGCTATGCAAAAATGCTCACCCGACTAGCATCCAACTCCATCTGATTCCATGAAGTCTGGATAACAACTGTTGACTAACAGTAGATgtagccactgtgacatcacttATTTACTAATGAAGTCCAGTTTGGGGcccaaataaaagaaatgtatgTAATAtgtgtcagggttcctgggtcagtgacccagtgttttcagtttgttcaggttcagtttattttgtcaCTCGTTCTCATTTCCTGTTGTTCTGTTCATGTTACTTCCATGTATCATCAGTTcaattatgttcagctgttcaCTCACCTGTCTCCAATCAGTCATTATTCAGCCGATGTATTTAACTCCTCAGTTTCATCCTGGTCATCGTCATGTCACTGATGCTGTTTATCCCGTGTGTTCAGTCAGCCAGTCATCTTATGTTCAACTCATCTGCTCGGCATAACAGACACCATTATCCTGCAccgtgagtccagcgtttgggtcatGTCATCCTCTCCTCCACGCACACCCTGACAATATGAAATATCAGAAGGTGACAGTCTTACTTAAACTTTTATGTATTCATCCATCTTTAGTTGTGAAGAGATGATTCCAGTATACTTATAGTGGTTATGTGACATACCCAGGTCCTGTTCAGCACCAGGGGAAGTGAACCTTGGC contains:
- the LOC116320871 gene encoding programmed cell death 1 ligand 1-like, encoding MKRSRIMAGIKGLVFLVVLTFQWTHVTGDTEVSCIFMESCMLPCSYGGRDVVIHWIQVSTGDITVHSFYHNQDQLERQNQHFRGRTSLFNDQISTGNASLQLTKVEVQDEGKYKCYISTIDGNKESFINLKIDAQIQKVNIQQVGNIITCSSEGIYPKPELTWSTSPPSNITSKDITVQPTEQLLYNISSSLIVSDSETDLDYSCTISTRRNRKKATLFKPDPANDSPQSPNSNQLRATRGGIIGGLFVIAALAVLAVSAAVLCWSKKKDVSSALHTNQESTNTSDTKQAASFEQLLLSSNNYS